The genomic window GTGTTCTTCTCGGCGCTGCTCAACAAGCCGGTGTGTGACTCGCAGGGGGCCTGGGTGGGACAGCTCACCGATGTGGCCGTGTCGGTGGCATACATGTTTCCTCCGGTCGTGAGTTTCGTCGTACAGCGGGGCCGCTGGGAACCGTTTGCGCTCACCGGCCGATGGAGTGACGTCGTCGACATCGAGGGAGCGGCAATCCGCCTCGGCGTGCCGATTCACGCGCTGAAGCCTTCGAAGATGGATGCCCCGGGCGAGATCCTCATTCGCGAGGCCCTGCTCGATAAGCAGATCGTCGATACCAGCGGCGCCAAGGTCGTCCGTGTCAACGACCTCCATTTCCTCAAGCTGGGGCGGTGCGAGCTGCGTCTGATCCATGTGGACGTCGGCACGCGTGGATTGGTGCGGCGGATGGGGTGGGAGTCCGCCCTCGACGGACTGCTGCGCCGCGTCGCGCCGCGGGCGCACTATCTCAGCGCCGAACGGCTCATCCGTTGGCAGTACGTCCAGCCGCTGTCGCTCGATCCGAAAGCCCACAACATTCGGCTCAGTGTGTTGCAGCGACAACTGAAGGAGCTGCACCCCGCGGACATCGCCGAGATCCTCACCGACCTCGACACGCACGACCGCGCCACCATGTTCCGCTCCTTGGATCCGGAGACCGCCGCCGACGCCCTGGCTGAAGTGGAAGATCCGCGCATTCAAACCCAGCTGATCGAGACGGTCTCACAGGAGCACGCGGCCGACATCCTGGAGGAAATGCCACCCGACGAGGCGGCCGACTTGCTCAGCGAGTTGCCGCAGGAAACCTCAACCGCCCTGCTGCACAAGATGGAGATCGACGAAGCACAGGACGTCCGCGAGTTGCTGACCTACGCGCCGGACACGGCGGGCGGCATGATGACCACCGAATTCGTCGCGCTCCCTGCCGAGCTCACAGTCGAAGATACCTTCGCGCACTTGCGCAGTGCCGCACCGGACATCGAGAACATCTACTACCTCTTCGTGGTGGATGCGGACCGGCGACTGGTCGGGGTCTTGAACCTGCGCCACCTCATCATGGCCGTGCCGCAAGCGCAGTTGAGCGAGATCATGATCCGCAACCCGGCACGCGTGCATCACACCGACAGCCGCGACACGGTCGCTGAGATCGTGGAAAAGTACGATCTGCTGGCTCTGCCCGTAGTGGATGACAACGACGTCATCGTGGGCATGATCACCGTGGACGATGTCGTCAGCCACATCGCCAACCAAGCATGGAAGCGCAAGCTGGGGCATTGAAACCTTCGGCACCGCGGGGCCTGCGCGCCCGCTGGCGTGCACGCCTGAGCGTCGGCTTGCCTGGACGCATCGCCTTGATCATGGCGGTGGTGGGGCCCGGCATCATCACGGCCAACGTCGACAACGACGCCGGCGGCATCACCACCTATTCGCTCGCCGGCGCGCAATTCGGTTATGGCCTGCTGTGGACACTGATCCCCATCACCGTGGCCCTCATCGTGGTGCAGGAGATGTGCGCCCGCATGGGAGTGGTCACCGGCAAGGGACTCGCCGACCTCATCCGCGAGCAGTTCGGCGTCAAGGCAACCTTCTATGTCATGGTCGCCCTGCTCTTCGCCAACCTGACCAACACGATCGCGGAGTTTGCCGGCGTCGCCGCCGCGCTCGAGATCTTCGGGGTATCGAAGTACGTTTCCATCCCGGTAGCGGCGTTGCTGGTGTGGTGGCTGATCGTCTACGGCACGTACCGCCGCGTCGAAAAAGTCTTCCTGGTCGCCTGCCTGTTTTACGTGTCGTACATCATTTCGGGATTTATGGCACGCCCCCCGTGGGGCGAGGTCCTCACGCGTATGGTGGTACCCGAGTTCAGCTGGCGCGGGGAGTACCTGGCGATGCTCATCGGCGTGGTCGGCACGACGATTGCCCCGTGGATGCAATTCTACTTGCAGGCCGCCGTCGTCGAGAAAGGCGTCAAGCTGTCGAATTACCGGTACTCCTATTACGACGTCGTGGTGGGCTGCATCGTGACCGACGTGGTCGCGCTGTTCATCATCGTCGCCTGCGCCGCCACTCTCTACACGCACCACATTTCGGTCCAGTCGGCACAGGACGCCGCGTTGGCGCTTGCACCATTGGCCGGGAAATACTGTGCTGGTCTGTTCGCCTTCGGCCTCTTCAACGCCTCGCTGTTTGCGGCCTCCATCCTGCCACTCTCGACCGCCTATTATGTCTGCGAAGGGTTCGGCTGGGAGACGGGAATCGACAACAAGTTTCGTGACGCGCCGCAATTTTTCGGATTGTACACGGCGCTGATCCTCCTCGGGTCCGTCTTCATACTGATTCCCGGGTTTCCTTTGCTGGCCGTGATGTACCTGTCACAGGTCGTCAACGGCATTCTGCTTCCGTTCGTGCTGATTTTCATTTTGCTCCTCGTCAACCGCACCGATCTGATGGGCAAGTACGTCAACTCGCGCACGTACAACATCGTCGCCTGGAGCGCCTCGGCGATCATGATCTTGTTGACCGTGGCGATGGTGGGCAGTCTGTTGATCGGAGGCGGGTGAGCCAAGAGCCAGTCGGTGCGACCCGGCGCCGCAGAGAGCGCAGGCCGACTGATACCTCGCGAATTGTCCGCATTCGTGCACGGCCCCGCACCCCAGAGCCCCATTCTAGAAATCGGCTACCGAACTCCATTCACATGCCCTATGCCCTCGGCGGCCAGGGGGTTTATCCTCGGAGAAGGCCGGCTCAACTACAACACGGAGCAAACCCTCGAAACCTACTATACGCTGCATGCGTGGCACGGCGTCTTCATAGCGGTCGACCTCCAGTACATTCGCCATCCCGGCTACAACCGCGGCCGCGGCCCGGTAATCGTTCCCGGATTCCGTGTTTCTTCCGTTCGTCCCGAGTAGGCCCCTTCCTCTGGGCGCCGTATCGAGAGATGCTTGCGAGGCAGGTCCACCGCGGTCGCCCCTCGATACGCGCCCGGAAAAGACGGGCGCTACTCGGGGAGATCGGTATGTAAGCGTGTCCCTGTATTTTGCGAGACTCAGTAAGTGGCAGTGCACGAACCTGCGTCGCCTTGATGCGATGCTCCTACGCCGAAGGCGTTGCGAAACATAGCCCAGGGTTGCGAAGCTACCCTGGGTCTGCTGTCCGAACAGTCCAACCCTGAAAGGGTTGCGCTCCTACCGACATCAATCCCACACGTACCGCTCGTCGTATCCCACGCCATGGCCTTCCAGCAGTTTGCGGAA from Candidatus Binatia bacterium includes these protein-coding regions:
- a CDS encoding CBS domain-containing protein, producing the protein MTTPDRLPTNDMQGVVAEEGHSFVFFSALLNKPVCDSQGAWVGQLTDVAVSVAYMFPPVVSFVVQRGRWEPFALTGRWSDVVDIEGAAIRLGVPIHALKPSKMDAPGEILIREALLDKQIVDTSGAKVVRVNDLHFLKLGRCELRLIHVDVGTRGLVRRMGWESALDGLLRRVAPRAHYLSAERLIRWQYVQPLSLDPKAHNIRLSVLQRQLKELHPADIAEILTDLDTHDRATMFRSLDPETAADALAEVEDPRIQTQLIETVSQEHAADILEEMPPDEAADLLSELPQETSTALLHKMEIDEAQDVRELLTYAPDTAGGMMTTEFVALPAELTVEDTFAHLRSAAPDIENIYYLFVVDADRRLVGVLNLRHLIMAVPQAQLSEIMIRNPARVHHTDSRDTVAEIVEKYDLLALPVVDDNDVIVGMITVDDVVSHIANQAWKRKLGH
- a CDS encoding carbohydrate porin, with protein sequence MPSAARGFILGEGRLNYNTEQTLETYYTLHAWHGVFIAVDLQYIRHPGYNRGRGPVIVPGFRVSSVRPE
- a CDS encoding Nramp family divalent metal transporter, with amino-acid sequence MAVVGPGIITANVDNDAGGITTYSLAGAQFGYGLLWTLIPITVALIVVQEMCARMGVVTGKGLADLIREQFGVKATFYVMVALLFANLTNTIAEFAGVAAALEIFGVSKYVSIPVAALLVWWLIVYGTYRRVEKVFLVACLFYVSYIISGFMARPPWGEVLTRMVVPEFSWRGEYLAMLIGVVGTTIAPWMQFYLQAAVVEKGVKLSNYRYSYYDVVVGCIVTDVVALFIIVACAATLYTHHISVQSAQDAALALAPLAGKYCAGLFAFGLFNASLFAASILPLSTAYYVCEGFGWETGIDNKFRDAPQFFGLYTALILLGSVFILIPGFPLLAVMYLSQVVNGILLPFVLIFILLLVNRTDLMGKYVNSRTYNIVAWSASAIMILLTVAMVGSLLIGGG